ATAAGGACTCAGACAAGGCCGGGCTGGCGTTGGGGATGTCACCCTGCAAAAAATATCATTTTTGCGATGGAGAGGTATTTCCTCTTGACAGGGTGCCCTTTAATGGGTGACCCCAAATCCCTGTTCTGAGCTAACTACCTACCATACTTTCCGCAGGTTCCGTAACCCCTTCAGGTAATCTTCGTACTCTATATTCGCCTCTACACCATGCTCCTTCAATATCTCCATCATCTCCGATATCGAAACGCCAGCTATCCGTGCCGCTTTCTCAATAGATGCCTTTGATTTCTTATAATGCTCTATTGCAAGCATTGTCCTTCCACGTTCAACAAGCTCCCTTACCGCCTTTGACAAATCCCTTTTCTCTTCTTGAGCCAAAGACAAGAGAAAAGAGTAGTCGTCGTCGTTTATGCGTATGCTCACGGTTTTTCCGGCCATCTTAAGCACCCCCTTTGCGTATTTGCTCTATAGCATCCTCGATTATCGCCTTGCTGTACCTACCAATGGATTGAAGCTTCTTAATCTTTGAGATGGCTTCATCCATGTCTATGAGCTGTTTTTCAAAGGCCCTTAACACAAAGGCAACTGCTGTGACAAAATCAATCTTCAGCGCTTTACATGCCCTTATCGCATTTCTATCATCTGTTGCTACCATATGTGCCTTTTCTTGAAGGGCAAGGGCTAAAGCCTCTGCCTCGCCTGCACCGATGTTAAAGTCATTCCCAAGCTTCTCAATCAATTCACGACCCCTTGCTTTCAGAACTTTGATTTTGCCTTCACCCATGAGACTTAATATTGCTGGAGTTTCTTCTCTGCCTTCAACACTCACTTCCACCTCGACCTTTTCAGGGATTATCACCCTATCGTGGAAGTCTGCAATAACCAGGTCAAGCATTTCAGTCTTTGCAAGCAAGATCAAAGTTGACGAATCGAATGCCACCACGATTATATGGTATACGTTTGTATGACAAATGTCAATATATTATCGTCTTGAATGGAAGCAAACATATGACCTGTGAGCTATCACCTATGAGCCAAGAGCTACCTGTCCTGCCTGCCCCTGTAGGGAGAAATGACCGTATCGGGGTGAAGGGTTTGATCCTATTACTTCACAAAGAGCTATTTCATCAGGATCAGCTATCAGCTATGAAGTATGA
This genomic interval from Deltaproteobacteria bacterium contains the following:
- a CDS encoding UPF0175 family protein; the protein is MAGKTVSIRINDDDYSFLLSLAQEEKRDLSKAVRELVERGRTMLAIEHYKKSKASIEKAARIAGVSISEMMEILKEHGVEANIEYEDYLKGLRNLRKVW